DNA from Ananas comosus cultivar F153 linkage group 12, ASM154086v1, whole genome shotgun sequence:
TATATATTTGCTTGTTTATTCACTGGTCTCCTTTTGGAACTTTTGTGCGTTTCTTTATCAAAACCTGCACTAGTTTTCCTCTTTAATAAGAGAAGTAGGTAAATAAAGGAGAAGTTGATTTTAAGTTTTGTGAAGAACTAAGGAATGATTAATATATGAAGGGGCAAAAAATTCTGGACAACTTGGAGTTTAGTGTGATTGTAAATTGCACaaaaagaattgaaaaaaaGGAAGTTTAGAAGGGTGAAATTTAAAATGCAAATAGTGGATTTGGTTCAATTAACTATCTTGcctaaatttatattaaattctctaatcatttatatatttgctttgaattgaaaattttatccaGGCATGCTATTGTTGAAGAGTTAGCAGTACTTGGTGCAACAGTGCATACATGTGCTAGAAATGAAGTAGACCTCCAAAATTGCTTGAGTAAATGGGAAAAAATGAACTTAAAAGTCACTGGATCAGCTTGTGATGTCTCTTCTAGATGTGAAAGAGAGAAACTAATGGAGAGGGTCCAATCCATTTTCAAAGGAAAGCTCAGCATACTTGTAAgtaatataaaactatatatcttacatgcatattatatatgtgCCGAAAGATTATGTATTCATCTATGAACAAGTTCATGATTTTTTCtctatcaacaaaaaaaaaaagttcatgaTTTAAGGGTGTTACTATATCTTTTTGAGCATATTTCCTAACAGATTGATCTTTAGATAACATAGTATCAGAGTCGATTCTAGattcttttattttgtgaggTCGTGGATTCAATTCTCACGTTCAACACTTAACGGGTTAAAGATGTTAATATTTTGAACCCATTTTTtactagatttattttttagttaacaaagaatatatatatatatatatagagagagagagagagagagagagagagagagaaagagagagagagttgagctggaatactattaataatatttgagtttttttgCTTTCGACTTTGCCGTTTAATCAATTCCATCCTTTACATCATACAATTCAACCAACTGCCCACTCAACCCTGAAGGAACCACTATTATCAtcctacaaatttttatttaaaaattaaaaactcgatagcaaaagAGTCTGAATACTATTAAGCCCAAttctatatatgtgtatgtgtgtgGAAAGCAAGAAGTTGCGAATCCATGTTTCAATTGCGTGTACATATAGAAAATAACAAATGGGAAAACTTAGGTCTGCATTGAAGACAATTAAGCAGTTTTTCGCTTGACTCTAAAGCAAAATCCCTGTTAGAGCTGGTAGGTGGCCAACATTAGCTTCTATTATAGGCTACGAAAGCAGAAGTTCTAATCTGAATCATTGGAGCAACAACTACAATGAAAATATCGCTGCAAGCGAAAATATCCTAGGTACCAAAGTGAAATTGGACCATATCCTAGGGACTATCTCCCTTGTTTTAAAAGATTCTATCTAAAGAGCTGTTAATTTGTCTTTGAATATAttactaaaattaataatatatgatCCAAATAATCTATATTTTGGCTCTCTTCTAGGTTAACAATGTAGGAACAGGGCAATCTAAGCCAACTACAGAGTACACAGCAGAGGACTACTCTGTTACCATGGCCACAAACTTTGACTCTGCTTTCCATCTAAGCCAATTAGCCCACCCCTTTCTTAAGGCATCAGGGAGGGGTAATATTGTCTTTATATCCTCCCTTGCAGGAATTACAGGGTTCCCTTCTTTCTCCATCTATGCAGCAACTaaaggtagatagatagatacatgtgaattcgattttttttttttcgttttaactaaattttgatatatatgctTGATTTTCGAAATCTTGTACTAGGAGCCATGAATCAAGTCACGAAGAATCTGGCCTGCGAGTGGGCGGGTGATAACATACGCGCGAATTGCGTAGCTCCCGGATCAATCAAAACTCCGCTCGCGAAATGGGTAACATTCGCAgagttttattttagaaaatacttcaaatatcactttaGCACTCTGttatttaaagtgcatcaatttagtatcctgtaattttattttttcttttttcattagtcctttcattaattttttattaaatcatatacaaaaaacttcatacaCCTCACAtgtaatttatcgaatatttattttagtatcatttaattttaacttcatcactaatttaacaaaaaaattagtgaatagaataacaaaaagaaaaaaaaataaaactacagaatacgaaagtgatatattttaaatcataggatactaaagtgagaaagtgcgaaaccacaaatatggtatttaaagttttttttcattttattttataaatttgttgtTACAGCAGTTGTTCCATCTTGTTGTGCTTAAACAGCTACTTGACAATGAGGAGCTCATGGCGAGAGAAACTGCTCGGATTCCGCTCGCGCGAATCGGCGAGCCGGAGGAGGTGGCTTCGACGGTGGCTTTTCTCTGCATGCCGGCGGCGTCGTACATCACTGGCCAAGTCGTTTGCGTCGACGGCGGCCGCAGCATCAACGGAGCTTCTTAGTGTCCTCCCTAGCTAGCAGGTTCATGAAGCTTATGTAGAAACTTATACAGGTGTTGAAACTTTTGGAAGCGcttcacatatatatagaagCTCCAagtgcatatatacatataatatagtTATGTTGGATGTGTAACTTGTGTTACTCTTCAAAGTGTATCTAGTTTGCTTGTAtatgtaacattttttttattggaacCATCCTTTTCGTGCTTCAATCTTTATCATCAGCttgttttagtttttatatcatggtagaaggaaaaaaaaaaaaaaaagaaaaagaaggaaaaatggACATCTAAGAAGTTTGAAAATGGTGTAAAATTAtctgaataataatatatttctattgaACATCTCTAGATATAGGTCTAGAGCTTTAGTGTGCAGAAATTTTCCAAAGCTCTAGTGTGCAGAAATTTTCAGCACGACATTTTGCCCTGTCTGAAATGATCTCCACCGTTGGATCCAGTTCTCGAAATTATCCCTCAAACTTTATTCATTTTGTTTGACAttctttctaatcttttttttttttttttgaacgtCACTATTTTTGGTCGATCATATTAAAATGTTAATTAAGTTACTATTGATTAGTTTTgttgaaattaatagttttagttaCTTTCAATAGATAAATTTGTAGTAATTAAGAACCAAAAATTAATAGGagtatcaaatttaataatatctttAATTTAACCGATCGAGTAtaacaatttaaataaaaaatagttgagTAAGTGTGGGTCGAAAAATTATATACTCAAAaaagtctatttcaaaatggcctgtaGCTGAGGGAGTTCTcagtgaatttgaatttttttgaccaaaattaaatagaaaatccTTCCAAATAGCATATGTTGCTCCTTATGAATTTCTaacttgataaaatattttaaaacaacaaaatattaagagacttaaaatttgaaaacgaAAGGGATTGATGCGGTCATCGTATGTGTTTAGCTAAGGGGGCATTTGGTTTGGCGTAAAACGAATTGAAAAATTAACTTTGgtatgaaaaatactttttcgCTTATTTGGATCGACGTAAGAATATTTtttcgtaaaaatatttttataaatttggaaaaaaaaattaaagttttcatCTTTTACTGTTTTTCGGcggaaaataaaagttcaaactggataaaacttttttcattcattttttttctatcgaaccaaataaacataaattttttttcttttcaatcaaacaaatatCGACGaagaactattttttttcctacaaactaaataaatactataaaacataattttttttccattttttttttctacgaaaaattattttttttatgattttacgtccaaccaaacaaataaaCCTAGTAACAGTGGCCTGAGAATGCACACGCGGCCGTAGTATGTGTTTAGCTGAGAATGGGTAGGGAATTAGGAATAAATATGTGGCCGTAGCTGTAGCTAATAAGTGTGGTGCTTTTCTAAGAAGGCCCACTGTGTTAAGTGTGACAGAGAACTGTGAACTTCTTCCAGTTATTATAAATCAAAACCTagcaaagaaaagggaaaaaaataaaaaaaataaataaaaagaaattggaGGAAAAATTAAGTGCATGcatttttaagagagagagagagagagagagagaggatggattgtagtaagagaggagagagatggaCACTTGCTGGAGCAACGGCTCTGGTCACAGGAGGCACCAAAGGGATTgggtatattatatttagtataaactcatatatattttaatgttaaatttgtGTTGTCATTGGCTTATATATTTGCTTGTTTATTCACTAGTCTCCTTTTGGAACTTTTGTGTGTTTCTTTATCAAAACCTGCACTTGTTTTCCTCTTTAATAAGAGAAGTAGAAAAATAAAGGAGAAGTTGATTTTAAGCTTTGTGAAGAACTAAGGAATGATTAATATATGAAGGGGCAAAAAATTCTGGACAACTTGGACTTTAGTGTGATTGTAAATTGCACaaaaagaattgaaaaaaagaaagtttagaAGGGTGAAATTTAATATGCAAATAGTGGATTTGGTTCAATTAACTATCTTgcctaaatttatatatattaaattctCTAATAAGTCCCATCAGTAGTTAATTTATTGTCACATAATGATGAAAGATTTTTCAGGCTCTCACTTAAGTTAGATTATTGTTCACTGCATGAAATATAAGCTTTggaattattaaaataatttaaaagtatttttctcATCATGTTTCTCTCATGTACTTAATTTTCTCTAACGAAAAAAGTTCTAAATCTTCTTTTGGTAAAAGGGTTTGTCGTATGTTACAGAAACTAATACAAACAGGCATTTATTAAAGCCTATAATAAACCTTTTTTTTGTCTATTCTTGCTTAATTTCAAGGTGAGGATAATCTTAAATTTGTGGGGAATAAGGTATAATATATCGATAGAGGGGCAAAAAGTCATAGACCCACATGAACTTTCATGTGATTGCAAATcgcaaaaagtaaagaaataaagaaataaataaataaaaagttgagtTTCCTTGCAACAAAAGTTCCAgatatgcctttttttttactactatTTTGCAAAAATACTTTGTTGCTGCTTCTTTTAAGTTAGAGATATGTTCCAAAAATTGATCCAAATAGGCACCTTAAAATCCGTAATTAGCCTTATTTGTCTATTCTTGAtcaatttaaacttatatttatttattttgaattgaaaatttttatgtagGCGTGCCATTGTTGAAGAGTTAGCAGGATTTGGCGCGACAGTGCATGCATGTGCTCGAAATGAAGCAGATCTTCAAAATTGCTTGAGGAAATGGGAGACGATGGACTTAATAAAAGTCACCAGGCAATCGGTGTGTGATGAAGTTCCTCTAAGAAACGAAGAGAGAACTAAATAGGAAAGTGTTCAATCCATTTTCCAGGGAAAGACTCAGCATACTTGTAAGCAATATAAGAAGTCTTACCTAATTCATGATCTAACGCCCCTGCTTTTCATCCTCCTCTAGAGGATCATCTGATTGTATCACTCCATGTAGCTAAGTTTATCTTCTAAATGGAATGACGGGTCATAAAGAAGCGAATGCTATATttttatcatcaaaaaaaaaaaaaatctacctAATTTAGTATGCTTAAATATGACAAGACATTATATATTTGATCTATGAAAGTTAATCAAAAGTTAGAAAATGCATCGAAA
Protein-coding regions in this window:
- the LOC109718572 gene encoding tropinone reductase homolog At5g06060-like, whose translation is MDCSKRGERWSLAGATALVTGGTKGIGHAIVEELAVLGATVHTCARNEVDLQNCLSKWEKMNLKVTGSACDVSSRCEREKLMERVQSIFKGKLSILVNNVGTGQSKPTTEYTAEDYSVTMATNFDSAFHLSQLAHPFLKASGRGNIVFISSLAGITGFPSFSIYAATKGAMNQVTKNLACEWAGDNIRANCVAPGSIKTPLAKWLLDNEELMARETARIPLARIGEPEEVASTVAFLCMPAASYITGQVVCVDGGRSINGAS